AACCAAAGTCAAATAGAATTTTTCCTCTTTCGATCTagatttctaaattaaaatcttGGTTATTCAAAATCGCCGCCTTGAACCAAATAGATAACTAAAGacaaattgtttttcatatataactaaaaaaaacactttcaaTTATATCGATCTACTACTATTCGAACCTTTATACTATTTCAATCGTTATTCAAGTTTTGTTGCTATTACTTGTCTCTCCTATTCATACGTCTTTTTTTACTTCCAAAAATTCTCCTGTCAAACTTCACCTCTTGTGTCACCAATCGTATCTACATTCTAtttttgaagaaggaaaataaacaaaggtAGAATGGCGGACATGATGCGATCgttttttgttgtctattttgttattttgatttttatgatcATATACTTTGGTGAAACGAAAACAATAAGTGATTAGTGTGACAATAATGTTTTAAGTTCAACTATGTAATCAAGCGAGAATATATAATCTCTCTGTctcatattattattgtctCGATCGGCATTGTCCTAAATTCTTTATACCgacttgattttatttttggttacaaCGCAACCATAGCCAACGAAAAGGAGATAGGAAATTAGAAAGATATTATATAGTTGTTAATGCCAAGTATATATATCACGCAACCAATATTGTATGTTCTATATACAAAACTTAATAACtatgcttttattttgtatgataTGAAATTAGCTACAAACAATAATGTACTCCAGatattatttcaaaagttGTCCACTACTCGACAAACACGACATATTAGTTAATCATTAAAACTCAATAGATATGTTCAATGAGATAACTATTGAATCATCGATGTCCGGGAGCTGGTGGAACATAGCGTCAGTGGGAAATCGCATAAGCGGACTGTGTACCGACAATTTCATAATTTAAACGAGGATGCATTTATATAACAGAATTTACCCAAGTCATCTGATCAGACTATATTGCGATTATCGAATAACCTACCATTCATCTTAATTCAAATGTATACATAAATAGGATAAGttactacaacaacaacttttttaccaaaaaaagtaaaaaaaaaatacaacaactTCTCAGCTTCATCTGatgaatttttgttcttattgaCTATTTTATGACGAAACTCGTCTACAGCCTCCATTAACTTAGGTATGGCTATATTGTCTTCCACTAGACTAATGCATGGACCATACTTCTAGATTACTAAACTGACTAAAACCAATATTTTCTAgcttgattttgttgattaatttgtttttgttttttttgaaagagggtttacattttatttttattttttttcacaaaaagagGGTTTAGAGTAATTTGTTGTTTAGTTCTATTTCAATTATCAAGATTATGCTTAGGTCTACGTaaaacttatttataattttatcaaGATTGAAGtaaattatcttttaaaaaatagtaacgACCAAAATACGGTGATCAAGTGAAAATTTTATACTAGAGTTAACTTTTTTTACCGAAATTTTCAATCATAGTTTTCTACCACTCGTAATGTCTTATATGACAAAATTTTAACTTCTGCATAAATCGAAATTATTACTCTAGGTTTGGTTTGAAATTTATCCCGGTTATAAGAAAAGTAGATTCGTTAAATACACGTATTTTGGACAGTTTGAACATACTACAACATGGTACGCAACTAGAAGTTTTTATTTGTCATATGTCAAGCGAATAGAAGTTTAAATCTgatttacatttataaatattttggagaaattacTATGAAGACTTATAAGATGAAAACATAATGGTCCTGGATGATGGGACCGGTTTAAACCCACttgaattaatattatttatttattttggtagaTGTTCTTTGAATTAGTATGATTGAAAtgtttaaagacaaaaacaacaaaatagtaTCATTATCATTAGTCCCACTagaaattaatcaaaaccaatATAAATCATATAGTAACTAAACGAATAAAAGAGGACATTTGTCAAATTCacatggaaagaaaaaaacaaaactccaataatgaaaaatgaataatttccaaagaaaacaatctctttttttcttcatcatcatattttGGTCTTTTACTTTCACTTTTCACCCatcctctttttcttgttttcctATTTTACCCTTCTCTACATGAACAGTTCTGATTGTAGCAACGTGTAATAATTAGCTGCTTCATCCTCAAGCTCCCAAAGCCCAACACTAAACCCATCTAATAAACTAAACCCATTAACGTAATCCTGACTAGTCTCACTCTTAATCATCTCATAATTACTCCCGCCAAATTCAGTGTTAGGGATTCCTAGTTCGTCGTCAGTTGCTTCAAGAAGATGCTTCAtcactttctctttatctccGTCGTACTCATCTTCTTTCGAAGTgcatgaagaagaggaagaggagcaagaagaagagagagaaggattTTCTTCGAAAACGGCAGCGTTTTGCTCTTCATTAGAAATTTCTTGCTGAAGCGTGGTGATTAGGGAAGTTATGTCATTCTCGGCTTCATCTTTTAAGAGAGTTAGAACTTGGTTgtacgaggaagaagatgaagaaggctTTTGTCTTTTcgtttcttcttgtgttttgatgatttcttgttcttgctcATCTCTTTGACGCTTCAATGAAGATGTTACTGTTGTTGTTTCTGCCatttttggagaagaaagatagagaaaacaatggtttttgtttagctttttaaatcgtgagagagagaaaatcgTTGTGGTTAtaaagagagaggaggagactaaaatgtttatatagagaaagGTTGTGGTCAAAATgggtttattttttaataagataataacgTGATTAGTATAATAAGAAGTTATTAGTTGGTTCGTGCATGTCAGGAGAGAGACATGTGAAtgctttttccttttttcgcATAACCCGGAGgcaaaatttaaatacatgGTCTACAATTTGTCGTCTCGTCACGATTAGTATAATACTCCTATTcagttattttatttctattataaaaatattgtttagatCTTAAGCATGTTGTACTTTTGACTTATGATAATCTTATAGCTTTGACCGCTAACGTTGTACTTGTACGTGACTGTCTTCTCTTCTGTATCATCTAGCGAGACGGTTAATAAATTTCTGGTACGAAGAGATTAGTGTCATTGTTTTTATCGTACCATTAATTTAAGTACTTCTAACTGTATTATCTTCTATCGATATTTCGtacaactaaaataaatatatcacttTCTGTCACCAATCGAATTCATAAACTTTCGTACCATTATTTTAATCACTTCTAACCGaatttttatcatcttctatCGACTTTTTTCgtactaataaaataattatatcacTTTCTGTCACCAATCGAATTTATAA
This sequence is a window from Arabidopsis thaliana chromosome 1 sequence. Protein-coding genes within it:
- a CDS encoding suppressor SRP40-like protein (unknown protein; BEST Arabidopsis thaliana protein match is: unknown protein (TAIR:AT1G26920.1); Has 51 Blast hits to 51 proteins in 15 species: Archae - 0; Bacteria - 2; Metazoa - 2; Fungi - 7; Plants - 29; Viruses - 0; Other Eukaryotes - 11 (source: NCBI BLink).); the protein is MAETTTVTSSLKRQRDEQEQEIIKTQEETKRQKPSSSSSSYNQVLTLLKDEAENDITSLITTLQQEISNEEQNAAVFEENPSLSSSCSSSSSSCTSKEDEYDGDKEKVMKHLLEATDDELGIPNTEFGGSNYEMIKSETSQDYVNGFSLLDGFSVGLWELEDEAANYYTLLQSELFM